The genome window GGCCTTGAGCTAATAAATGTTTGGCAATAGCTAAGCCGATACGTTTACCTACACCCGTAATAAGAATGGGAGCTTGCGGATTAGATTGAGTCACAATGTTTCTCCAAGGTGAGGGATACAGAATCTGCAAACCGCAAAGCATGGGGCTTGTCGATCGTTACGGCAGCAAATTTGACCCAGTGGTGTTCTGTGCAAATCTCTAACACATCAGCTACGAGTTTTTCGAGCAATAAGAATCGTCCGTCTTCGACATGCTTAATAATTTTTTTTGTGACGGTTTTGTAGTTAAGAGCGTCTTGTACGTTGTCGGTTTCATAAGCATTTTCGGCAGGATAATGAATAACAATGTTAATAATGACATCCTGCTGTTTTTCGCGCTCTTCGGGGTTAAAGCCAATATAAGTACGTAAGCGTAGGTTAGTAATGCGAATAATGGCATTACTAATTGATGGTGTTGTGTTGGAAGCGTGTGGCATTTTTTATGGCTCTTTGGTTGACGCTAGTGCATCCAGTGCTCTTTGACGGGATGCTTTCAATTCTACAATAGGCTCAGGGTAGTGTTGTCCAAGCTCGATATTAGCGCTGTTAAGCACCTCAACTGGGGCTTCCCAAGGCTTATGTATGTATTTATTCGGTAATGCGCTTAGCTCAGGGATATACGTGCGTATGTATTCGCCTTGAGCATCAAACTTTTCACCTTGGAGTACAGGATTAAAAATTCTAAAGTAGGGCGCGGCATCAGCACCGCATCCTGCTATCCATTGCCAACTGGCACTGTTACTGGCTAAGTCAGCATCTACAAGCGTATCCCAAAACCACGCTTCACCCAAGTGCCAATGATGGAGCAAGTTCTTAACGAGAAACGATCCCACAATCATACGAACTCGGTTGTGCATATAGCCGGTTTGCCATAGCTCGCGCATACCGGCATCCACAATAGGGTAGCCTGTTCGGCCTTGTTGCCACGCCTTTAGTTCAGGGCTGGTGGACTCTTTTTTCCAAGGGAAGGCGTCAAACTTTGACTGTAGATTTTTCCAAGTAATCTCAGGGTTGTGGTACAGCAAATAATAAGAGAATTCCCGCCAACCTATTTCGCTTAAGAACGTATCTAGATTTTTCTCATCACCAATAGCGGCACCCGTTTGCAGCGCTGAGTACCAAACAGTATTGGGTGATACTTCACCAAAGTGTAGCGGTGCAGATAGGCGAGAAGTGTCCAGTAGAGCGGGCTGGTCCCGTCCACTTTTATACTGTTGTAAAGACTGATTTAAAAAAGCATGTAGTCGATTATTTGCACCTGTTTCGCCAATTTCCCAGTGCGGTGCAAGCATGTCGTCCCACTTAATTTTAGGCTCAAGCGCTAGACTATTGAGTGTTTCGCTACTTGAGAGTAAGCAATGCAGCGAGGCTTCATCAAGCGGTGGTTTAGCCAGCGGCTCACGTGGAGGGACCGCGTTTAAACACCCTTTACGATAGTAAGGCGTAAATACTTTGTAAGGGGTTTCATCTTTTTTGGCTATTTGCCAAGGTTCCCACAAAAGCGAGCCGTTAAAGCTGTGTGCTTCAACTGATAGTTCTTTTTTTAAAGCCTGTTTGATCTGTGTGTCACGCTGCATACGCCAAGGTTCGTAACAGCGATTCCAATAAACGCCTTTGACGTTATTGTGCTGGACTAACTTGAGCAAAATGTGGTGCGCGTCACCTTTATAAAAATTGAGCTTATTACCCAATGAGGCATTTAATGAAGAAAGAGAATGGTGCAGCCACCAGCGGCTTGCGCTACCCATGGCAGGCTTTGAGTTTACATCATCCAGAATATAGACAGGAATAACTTGCCCAGCATCAATTGCTGCACACAAGCCAGGGTTGTCAGCTAAGCGGAGGTCTTGCCTAAACCAAAAAATTACAGGCGCTTGGCTCATACATGGTTCCTTAACCCTAGCGCTGCAGGGTAGGGCTCCAGGTATCGCTGCGCGCGGATATAATCACTTCCGTCGCGTTTTATATAATGGTGCAATAGAGTGACAGGTGTTGTTAGGTTAACTTCGCCGCGTTGATATTGTTCGATCACATCAGCAATATCTTGTCGCTCTTCGCCGGGAACCGTCTTTTTGAGGTAACCCAAAATATGAAGTAACACATTGCAATGCGATCCGCGTTTAGCCGGGTGCTCGATTGCTTTCATAAACGTGGTTTGATATTCCACTAGCAACTCATCAAGAGGTTCATTGGCAGCTGTTGCTAAGCGTTTTCCAAGTGATTTGTAGGCCTGTTGGCTATGAGCCATTAATAGGTATTTGTAGCTGCTGTGATATTTAAGCAAGTTTGCGTACGTTGGTTGGGCGAGCACTTCATTACGAAAATGATAATGCGCAAAAACCCTCATAATAAAGTTCTCGCACAGGTGCACGTCATTCAGACGGCCTTCTTCTTCAACCGGTAGTAACGGGTATTTTTCCATTAACGCCTTGGTAAATAAACCGCGTCCACGCGTTTGATGTGGATGGCCATTTTCTTGGTAAATTTTAATCCGTTCTAGTCCGCAGCTGGGCGAGTTTTTCATTAATATATATCCATCTAACTCGCCGCAATTTTCAACTTTGTTTTGATATCCCTGAATAAACTGCTCGGTCAGTTCACTAGTAGGGTCATTAGTAAAACGTAAGACAGGGTCGTCCGGATTACCTGTTAGCCGCATGCTAGGCCTGGGTGTAGGGAAGCCCGCGGCTACCTCTGGACAAAATTTAACGTAATCAAAATAGTTCGCAAACGTTTTCATGCAGAGTTGAGATTGACTATGCCCACCGTTAAAACGGACGTTATCACCCAATAGACAGGCGCTGATACCCACAGGGATTTTATAAGAAGGTACGGGTTGCGTGTTTCTGTGTGGCATGTTGTTGTCCTTAAATCACATTATCGAAATGTACGTTCCATTACTCTGTATAGATCATAGCAGCTACTTTTTTGATGTATTGGAATACCTCTTCTACGCTTATTTTAGAATAGCTAAAGATTTTTAGTGGCTGGTCGTTAATGTTTCATTCATAAAACTTTGGAAGACATGGCGTGTTAATTTGACGTTGAGGCCTCCCTTAATGCCAAAAACGTTCATGGATGGGCTGATATGAAAAACTTACAATTCAAAAATAAACTGGTTTTGTTGATATCAATTCCGCTCATTGTTAGCGCGCTACTGATTGCTGATGAGCTATCTCAGGCGTGGGTTAACGCCGTGGATAGTGAAAACCTAGTCGCAAATATGAGCTTAACCCGCATGAACAGTGAGCTGGTCCATGAGCTACAAAAAGAGCGAGGGGCAACGGCCGGGTTTATCGGTTCTAAAGGCCAAGTCTTTGCCGCTGCTTTATCTGAACAAAGGGCACAAACGGATATCGCCAAAAGCCAGTGGGAAGCTTTTATTATTGAAAACCCGATTGATGATGCAGAGCAAAAAGAGTTGGCTCACTATGTACAGTCCGAGCTAAAAACGCTAGCGAGTGTGCGTAACAGCGTTGATAGTTTGAATGTCTCTCTTAAAGACGCATTAGCGTATTATACAGGGATCAATAAATCGCTTTTGACGTCAGCTGAAATTACCGCTCGTGAGAGTAAGGATGTTGAACTAACACGCTACTCCATTGCTTATTCAAGCTACCTTCAAAGTAAAGAGCGCGCAGGAATTGAACGTGCGGTATTAAGTAACGTATTCGGGGCGGATAAATTTGCACCTGGTTTGTATTCTCGTTTTATCACATTAGTGACGGAGCAGGACA of Neptunomonas phycophila contains these proteins:
- the folX gene encoding dihydroneopterin triphosphate 2'-epimerase yields the protein MPHASNTTPSISNAIIRITNLRLRTYIGFNPEEREKQQDVIINIVIHYPAENAYETDNVQDALNYKTVTKKIIKHVEDGRFLLLEKLVADVLEICTEHHWVKFAAVTIDKPHALRFADSVSLTLEKHCDSI
- a CDS encoding cryptochrome/photolyase family protein translates to MSQAPVIFWFRQDLRLADNPGLCAAIDAGQVIPVYILDDVNSKPAMGSASRWWLHHSLSSLNASLGNKLNFYKGDAHHILLKLVQHNNVKGVYWNRCYEPWRMQRDTQIKQALKKELSVEAHSFNGSLLWEPWQIAKKDETPYKVFTPYYRKGCLNAVPPREPLAKPPLDEASLHCLLSSSETLNSLALEPKIKWDDMLAPHWEIGETGANNRLHAFLNQSLQQYKSGRDQPALLDTSRLSAPLHFGEVSPNTVWYSALQTGAAIGDEKNLDTFLSEIGWREFSYYLLYHNPEITWKNLQSKFDAFPWKKESTSPELKAWQQGRTGYPIVDAGMRELWQTGYMHNRVRMIVGSFLVKNLLHHWHLGEAWFWDTLVDADLASNSASWQWIAGCGADAAPYFRIFNPVLQGEKFDAQGEYIRTYIPELSALPNKYIHKPWEAPVEVLNSANIELGQHYPEPIVELKASRQRALDALASTKEP
- a CDS encoding YbgA family protein; translation: MPHRNTQPVPSYKIPVGISACLLGDNVRFNGGHSQSQLCMKTFANYFDYVKFCPEVAAGFPTPRPSMRLTGNPDDPVLRFTNDPTSELTEQFIQGYQNKVENCGELDGYILMKNSPSCGLERIKIYQENGHPHQTRGRGLFTKALMEKYPLLPVEEEGRLNDVHLCENFIMRVFAHYHFRNEVLAQPTYANLLKYHSSYKYLLMAHSQQAYKSLGKRLATAANEPLDELLVEYQTTFMKAIEHPAKRGSHCNVLLHILGYLKKTVPGEERQDIADVIEQYQRGEVNLTTPVTLLHHYIKRDGSDYIRAQRYLEPYPAALGLRNHV